The sequence TTCTCCGTGTTTGTGATCATCCCTTTCATGGAAATCCTGCTCCCTGTGGCTCTGAAGCTCTTCCCTGGCATGCTTCCTTCCACGTTCGAGACGGCCAACGAAAAGGTACAATTCACTTTGTttctgagtgagtgaatgagtgtgaatgGAGTACAGTATGCttgtttgaatgagaatgaacatgcTAGAATACCTTTTGTTTTGACTGAGAATGAGTACAGTACAAAATGCTGGTGTGTGAATGAGGATGAATGCAATACAATACTTTCTTATTAGTGTGAATGAGTACAGTACATTTTTGTTTGACTGAACATGAATACAGTAGAAGGCTTTGTTCTAAATGAGAGTGAATACAGTATAATATACCTTTgtgtgaatgaggatgaatacgATACAATACACTTTCTTTTGGTTGAGAATGAAGTTACACTGCACTTATTTTTGAAGAAGGTATGAATGCAAATGAATCATTTCCCATTGCAAGGTATGTAATTGATGTTTTAGTTTTGCTGCTTCATTTAAGCCACACAAATGAAGGTGTAATATCAAAATGTCAATTACAAATCTGTTCTGAAATTTTTTTGTTGCAGTGTTATGAACTTATGAATTATATACTATGCAAAGTTTTGAATATTTCTGCTTCAGATGAAATTAAACAAGAGTTAATGCAGTTAGATTACTTAACTGTCCATATATTTTTACAAGGATTACAAATTCATGATTTATAAATATCGGAACATTATTGTTACTCAgattattagatattattatcattactattgatattgaatGTTGCTTTTGCACTTACAGGAAGCTAAAATGAAGAAGAGACTGAAAGTGAAATTAGAGATGGCAAAGTTCCTGCAACAGACACTTGACAACATGGCTGTGCAAGCCAAAGGTCACCGGTCGGAAAGTGCAAGAGAGTTTGTGATGTTTTTTGAAAAGGTAGAGTTTCCCTTTTAAGTGTTCTCTTTTTGtgtatgttctttttcttgtgttttggcAAGTCCATttccttaatttttcttttaagtCTTCCATTTAGCAAAATTAATGGAtaccatatgtttatattttgttgtattttttgacAGTTCATGCACATAAAGTTGAGAAAGAAAAGATTCATTAATATGtagactaatatttttttttcaaccaaaCAGATACAAAAAACAGGAGAGAATGTAAGTAATGAAGAGATTCTCAAATTCAGCAAGTTGTTCCAAGACGAGATCACTTTAGACTCGTTGTCCAGGCCACAGCTAGTTGCCCTGTGCAAGCTCCTGGAGATGCAACCCTTTGGCACAAACAATTTCCTGCGATTTCAGCTGAGATTAAAACTCAGAAACTTGGCAGCTGACGACAGGGTGGGTTGATGAgtaattcacatatgtatatgaattggtATGTGTCATCAACTGCATACTAGTTATGATAGCAGACTTATTTGATACGAAAGTATATATGATTGATGCATCATCTGATATCTTGTAGATCATTCAGCAAGAAGGCGTAGATTCCCTAGCTGTCTGGGAGCTCCAGCAGGCCTGCAGAGCCAGGGGAATGAGGGCGTATGGTTTGTCAGAAGAACGGCTAAGACTCCAACTGCACCAGTGGTTGGACTTGAGTCTTAACGAAAAGGTTCCCCCGTCATTACTCCTCTTGTCAAGAACACTGTACCTGCCAGAGAACGTGCGCCCATCAGACACCTTGGCAGCCACCATCTCTACCCTGCCAGAGGAGGTGGGTTTGTGCTTTTAGATGTGCTTGCTGCTGCAGAGGAAAGTGTCTTTGTGTGACATTGTttagatgttattttttttttttattgtaccaTCTTCAGGGTAAATTTGCTTTGTGTTTGCTTTATTGTATTACAATATAGTGTAAATCTGTACAAGCCATTAGGTACAGAGAATAATTCCTTTTGATATTTTCCAATTTAGGTTGCCACTCGCACCAAAGCAGCCATTGGCAAGCGTGAGGGCAAGATTGACAACCTGACGCGCCTGGAAGTGATCCaagtagaagagaggaagattgcTGAAGATAAGAAGGAATTGGAACGCGTGTTGGAGGAGAAGAAGCTGAAGGAGGAGCAGGCGaagaagaaggcagaggaggTATGGAGATCAGGATTTTGTTTCACTTTCAGGTGGAAgattttgtgtgagtatgtgtatgtgtgtgcgtgtgtgtgttcgtgtgtgcgtgtgtacgcgtgtgtacgcgtgtgtgtatgtgtacgcgtgtgtgcgtgtgtgcgtgtgcgcgcgtgcgcgcgtgtatgtgtgtatgtgtgtatgtgtgtatgtgtgtatgtgtgtatgtgtgtatgtgtgtatgtgtgtatgtgtgtatgtgtgtatatgtgtatgtgtgtgtgtgtgtgtgtgtgtgtgtgtgtgtgtgtgtgtgtgtgtgtgtgtgtgtgttgtgtgtgtgtgcgtgtggtgtgtgtgctcgCTCGCGTTGtggctgtgtgctgtgtgtgcatgtgtgtgcgcgcatgcgcgcgttctctatctctctgtctttctttcttttttctttctttctttctttctttctttctttctttcttttctcattctttctttcttttctcattctttctttcttttctcattctttcttttttctctcattctttcttttttctctcattctttcttcttccccccccccttcttcccactacactctgcttccttctctccttcctaccctctccccctcacccccttcctcttcctcccctcccctcccctccttcccctcctcccttctccttcctccttcctcctccctcctccttcctccttcctccttcctccctcctccttcctccttcctccttcctccttcctgctccctcctccctcctccttcctctgtccttcctcctctctcctccttttatccctccctctgcccctctcccccctctaactctccactgattctctctccatttttatctcccttgctctccctcttttatccctccctctctctctctctttttctgtcttttatgaTCCATATATAAACAAGAGATTATTCTTGACAGGAGGCGCAGCGTCAGGAGGAAGCGGTACAAAAAGCTGCcaaggagacagaggcagaaattcTCCTTCCTGGTGCCGATGTTTCTCAGTTGACTCCATCAGCGAACAAAATCTTGACAGAAGGAGTGCAGGTTGCAAAGGCCACCGTATCTGCTTCAGGAGAAATTGAAGTGAGTTTCCTTTCCTTTTGGTAgagactgttttcttttttctttttgaagaagGAAAACTCGTAGTCAATCAATGAATGCATTATATAAAGAAAGCAAATATTTTCTTTGGTATTGTAAGAATGAAGTCAAAATTGTTGATTTTCTGTTTCCCATTCTTGAAGGCGGACAAAGAGACACTCGTTGACAAAGCGCCAGTATTGGAAGATAAAGCTGAAGTGCTGACTGAGGAGGTACCCAAGTTGGCTGTGGAGGTTGCTGCTGCCAAGGAGCTAACAGAGGTAAGAATTCTTATTTAAACTGTTGATGGACGTTCTTTTGATAGGTGGCAAAGAGTAtgagaattattatatatattagatttagaCGGAGGTTCTTTAGAGTGTGATATATGCTAGCTaattgtttgagaataaaataattagtttaacccagtgccgacaggcatgacgtgtacgtacatgctatgcccactgtgagttacttgtttgattgtttttccacatagatggctacacttgtactaagtcaccaatgagccagttacgagtactgcctgtctcgcccatttacccttttctttgatttacgaaaatattttacgttatcttattttgctgttactaatgtttataacattgtagtaattataatgtttatgataaaaataacaccatagatattcatagcagtagtaaaaaatatgtttttcccaccaattcaaatcaggaaaggtcacaaggtcttctaagtgactcctttgtggctaagcactagcagagccatctatgtgcagagacatttcacagaaaatatagaaaatgagcacagcattttccccattttttattcattttccctggcggcattgggttaaaaatttTAATGGGTGTTCTCGTAATATATTGGAGACAAAGGATGGAAATGTTGTTAGTAATTTTTGAAAAATGTTTATGCTTGATATAGGTTGTTTCCTCTATGAATTATGTCTTAAtcttatacatagatatttcCTTATGGTTAATTATAGGTGGCTTATATGAACTACAGTTAGAAGTCTTAGATGGATGTTCTAATATGCTCCATATATTTGAATTAGAATATAGGAAATATaggtttgatttttttatgaatattttttcatgTTCAGTATGGGTGGTTTAAGATTATAAGAATCTTTTTTAAGATTAAAGAATTTGATACTTGAGGAGGTTTACGCTAAAAATGGGCAACTAAATTTTAGATATCTTATGCTCAGTGTAGGCAATGtaaggcataaagagagagacactcaGTACATGCTTCTTGAACAACAGCTGACGGCAGAGGACCTTCGCGAGGTAGAGGAGGCTCTGGAGACCCTGGGAGTGGAGAAGAACAGGCTCATCATAGAAGAGCGGGAATTCTCTGAGCTGAAGAGCGAGCTGGCAGACTACCAGGAGGACGTGGAGGACTTTAAGAAGGTAAGGTGTCAGCTGAGGAGGACTCGTTTGTGCTTTTGCTCTTAAATCTATGGCCTCACTTTCTGTCTTGGATTTTCCTGTAGAGTGAGGTTCAGAAAATTTTCATTTTTAGGTCTAGAAACAACAGGAGATTAGATGATGATTTGCATCTGTTCTAAGATGTTTAAAAGTTTAGATATTTAAGTCTTCTCACTGGAGGAACTGATATactctcttatcctttttcttatttctatctttcttctttgcAAAGATGACCTTGTCAGCCCTAATGGAAAAGATGgtaaacacagacagagacaatctGCATCACAGATAGAACCCTGCTTAATGTAGCTTAGTTGACCCGTGTTAGTAAATGGTAGTTTTCCCAAGATTCGTACTGTGTCTCTTCACCAGATTGTTTGTGGTTGTTGAGATCGTTTGgattaagatttttttgttttgaaaggaagttatgtgcataaaaaaaatattgtttactcctctttctcattttctttatctctctgtgcgTGTGGGCATGGATTTGGGAGTGAACGTGGGCATGGGTGTGggtatattatgtatgatatatatgtatattggtaaaTTTGCATGTCAAGCATGAAAGGGGCTGCTTACTGGAATGAATCCAGTATTCTTTTCTACATcagttatttataatatatacagtgcTCTTTGCTGCAGGATTTGAGGATGACATCTTCAGATAAGGGGAGACTGAAATTATGAAGTTTAAGTAAATGGAGTCTGTGTAATTATGTTATGGATGTCACAAAGAAAAATAGGGTAAATTCACTTTAAATATTCTCCGATATCCAGTTTAGAGATTAGATTTTTTTGCAGCTAGTTGCTATGATATCATATCAATGTATTTAGTTTGATATGATAGCATAAAACAGTTTtgtatgataaaagataatatgaCTGTCATACATGAACTGTGCTCCACTTGTACAATGTTGCATTCAGCTCAGATTTTTTTCTGCGTAGTTGGACATCATGCactataattttcatgatcatgCAGCTTTTGTTCTGTGGTTTTCTGTTCTTTGCCTTGCTACACGACTTTATATACAAGGCTCAGTGATTAATTAAATTTGGCAGAACAACTTTACTTGCAAGTGAACTGTACTATATATTGTGCTGAATACAGGCAGGATCTTAGTGATATTAGTAAGTGATCCTTCTTTTGTGCACTTGATTATTTCGCTTGTAAAGTTGCTTCAGCAGTAAATAGAAGCAGAATGTTTCCATAAGAATGTGAAACTTTTCTTTACTATTCAAAGATGATCAACAGCTCAGGACAGATGcattcacatcctcctcctttgTGTTGATTATCTTTGCAGTTATCAGAATGGGACAAACTGTAATTTTTTATTGGATGGCTTAATGGTATGACTCATGCTGATAACTGCAATACAGGGCATTTGTTGTGTATTATGGGGTGACTGAGATTATTTGCGGGCATTTGCTCTCGGGAGTTTAGAAACGGATTAAAAATTCTCAAATGTACATATTGTTGTAACGCCAAAACATGTCAggaaatttttctttatttatagccCAGCACAAGGGTAGCCAGATTTCTGAATTGCCTTTTTCTTGGGTTGAAGTGAATTTCTTGATGATTGAGCCTTGATTACCTTGCATAGGAAGACAAGTTTTGTGACTGATTTAGTCACAGTAGCCTTGAGTTATGTAACACAAGTTCACAGAAGGAAATTTTAATGTATTTCTTGTCATTTTTACTTTAGTGTTATCAGCTGTGTAATTGTTTTATGAAATGTTTTGCTTATtacttattgataaaaaaaatcttgaaacttCAGTTTGAAATAGGATATTAAGTCTCTCATGCATAAGAATTACTAAATATCAGTAGAAAAGAGATTTTGTCTAGTGTTGTCATcctataaataatgtatacaaaaaatgtctatatgaatgataatgattaaagatgCAATATACTTTTGCAACTAATTTTGTTGATATTGACTGTAATGCCGCTAGCAGGGAGAGGCAACATAATCTGATCTTTTGCTTATCTGGCTCAAATTGTCGTTGGGTTTGTGACGTAAGCACTCTCATATgttgtattcatttattatacAAGACAGTTGACTGTATTAATGgagatatatttaaaaacatcCTATTGGTTGATCCCCAGTGGGACATCGTAAAATTTTCTACAGGATTTAGGAGTCGAGCAATGAATATCCATATTGTTCTTGCTAACCATTTCCTGTATTGTTTTCATAAGCAATGGGGCTATACATTTGACTATATTAAATTTAAGGAAAAGAGAACTAAGAAAAGATTAATTAGAAAAAGATATTAGAACCCTTCTGTGTATTAAAGGTTTATATGGATGTTTTGGTGAGTTGACAAGATTAGAGCATGGATAATGGCAAAGATTAAAGAACAGTGTATATGcaaatccacatccacacccacttgCCTATGTACGCtttacacagacagagacacacacacgcacacacacacgcacacgcacacgcacacacacgcacacgcacacgcacacgcacacgcacacgcacacgcacacgcacacgcacacgcacacgcacacgcacacgcacacgcacacgcacacgcacacgcacacacacacacacacacacacacacacacacacacacacacacacacacacacacatacacacacatacacacacatgcatgcatattcacactcaaacaatctctctctctctctctctctctctctctctctctctctctctctctctctctctctctctctctctctctctctctcagtaaaatGCTGATCCATTTAGGTGCTATTGTCTAATGTCACATCTAGTCTGTTTCAAAAATATCAATGTAGCCTGTTTTTATTGACTAGCTGTTTCACTTCATTTTTGTGTGAACACCTGTATTAGTGGAAATCTCATGATGTCTTTCCCTTGCTGTCCAGGCCCTGATTGAAGCTGGTCTGAACAAGAAGGAACTACGA is a genomic window of Penaeus chinensis breed Huanghai No. 1 chromosome 23, ASM1920278v2, whole genome shotgun sequence containing:
- the LOC125037351 gene encoding mitochondrial proton/calcium exchanger protein-like, encoding MSGVSSVSVALVCATRNVRHGFGQVPSGVVLRQPWRSSVMTPRLSSELAAACSSAYGSLAGSWVTRGPGQHHGHCQLSRPAVIISPALHVSYTTVQVPYYRNFHTSTRVFEKENLKPSSQVEVTVKDLKEKAKAAGSPLQDKKLQVVERKSLGVRIKEEILHYYHGFRLLFIDTKICFKYVWRIVNGEVLSRREHRQLVRTTSDLFRLLPFSVFVIIPFMEILLPVALKLFPGMLPSTFETANEKEAKMKKRLKVKLEMAKFLQQTLDNMAVQAKGHRSESAREFVMFFEKIQKTGENVSNEEILKFSKLFQDEITLDSLSRPQLVALCKLLEMQPFGTNNFLRFQLRLKLRNLAADDRIIQQEGVDSLAVWELQQACRARGMRAYGLSEERLRLQLHQWLDLSLNEKVPPSLLLLSRTLYLPENVRPSDTLAATISTLPEEVATRTKAAIGKREGKIDNLTRLEVIQVEERKIAEDKKELERVLEEKKLKEEQAKKKAEEEAQRQEEAVQKAAKETEAEILLPGADVSQLTPSANKILTEGVQVAKATVSASGEIEADKETLVDKAPVLEDKAEVLTEEVPKLAVEVAAAKELTELTAEDLREVEEALETLGVEKNRLIIEEREFSELKSELADYQEDVEDFKKALIEAGLNKKELRESKAARRLFIRVNKMISKMEPLLDSVGKEKAQRQKIVDAGEAKAKDKAELVNLEELARHMTHICHAPDTSKVEMIRDVLAKMDFDQDGAVKVEHVLRVMELMVDEQVGVSPKLFEEVIEMVAKEEQLETAKLIKHALESAKLNSQEEASATSSPSSSDSSSSVSSSSSSSTLQENAPQSLVPDASPVESESKIVADEIDLKDYQPNKDSVIESADKTEVKQQANRSQ